One Actinosynnema pretiosum DNA segment encodes these proteins:
- a CDS encoding flavin-containing monooxygenase produces MNSTTSNAGNRPVVIGAGPGGLAVAWALKAAGLDPVVLDRERTACSSWGSYYPSLRMNSWRRLSSLPGRTIPAEYGPWPMRDDFINYLKAYARDLDADIRFGTEVRRVDREDGRWVVRTSAGDLTAHDVVVATGLHRRPFVPDWPGLAEFEGEFTHARDYTVPGPYAGKDVLVVGVGPTGIDIAIELARSGASRVRLSIRHFPVLFKLSPVTSLLSQAIKHGPMPHWFVNRVSLAMHRARWGDLSGYGLPTPTEGTMAGTARSGHSYGSIDRGLIPAIRSGDVEAVGGVVGFDKKEVLLDRGGSIKPDAVIAATGQRPDMEGLLGHLGVLAARGGRPLVHGARTAPHAPGLYFQGYRLPPGQVPDMAVDARAIARAISGASRLRLALALRRS; encoded by the coding sequence CGCCCGGTCGTCATCGGCGCGGGGCCGGGAGGGCTCGCGGTGGCGTGGGCGCTCAAGGCAGCGGGCCTGGACCCCGTCGTCCTGGACCGCGAGCGGACCGCCTGCTCCAGCTGGGGCAGCTACTACCCGTCGCTGCGGATGAACTCCTGGCGCAGGCTCAGCTCGCTGCCCGGCCGGACGATCCCCGCCGAGTACGGGCCGTGGCCCATGCGCGACGACTTCATCAACTACCTCAAGGCCTACGCCCGCGACCTCGACGCCGACATCCGCTTCGGCACCGAGGTGCGCCGCGTCGACCGCGAGGACGGCCGCTGGGTGGTGCGCACCTCGGCGGGCGACCTGACCGCGCACGACGTGGTCGTGGCCACCGGGCTGCACCGCAGGCCGTTCGTGCCGGACTGGCCCGGCCTGGCCGAGTTCGAGGGCGAGTTCACCCACGCCCGCGACTACACCGTGCCGGGGCCGTACGCGGGCAAGGACGTCCTGGTCGTCGGGGTCGGGCCGACCGGCATCGACATCGCCATCGAGCTGGCCCGCTCCGGCGCGTCGCGGGTGCGGCTGTCCATCCGGCACTTCCCCGTGCTGTTCAAGCTCAGCCCGGTCACCTCCCTGCTCAGCCAGGCCATCAAGCACGGCCCCATGCCGCACTGGTTCGTCAACCGGGTCAGCCTGGCCATGCACCGCGCCCGGTGGGGCGACCTGAGCGGCTACGGCCTGCCCACGCCCACCGAGGGGACCATGGCGGGCACCGCCCGCAGCGGCCACTCCTACGGCTCCATCGACCGCGGCCTGATCCCGGCCATCCGCTCCGGCGACGTCGAGGCGGTCGGCGGCGTGGTCGGCTTCGACAAGAAGGAGGTCCTGCTCGACCGGGGCGGGAGCATCAAGCCCGACGCGGTCATCGCCGCCACCGGCCAGCGCCCCGACATGGAGGGCCTGCTGGGGCACCTGGGGGTGCTGGCCGCCAGGGGCGGCAGGCCGCTGGTGCACGGCGCCCGCACCGCGCCCCACGCGCCCGGCCTGTACTTCCAGGGCTACCGGCTGCCACCCGGCCAGGTCCCGGACATGGCCGTCGACGCCCGCGCCATCGCCCGCGCCATCTCCGGCGCGTCGCGGCTGCGCCTGGCGCTCGCCCTGCGGCGCAGCTGA
- a CDS encoding NAD(P)/FAD-dependent oxidoreductase produces MGAPATPWTPAPAPPRPPLLGSHRYDVAIVGAGLTGLSAALELVELDPDRRVVVVEADHVAAGASGRGTGLLGPRVGPALTTARRRYGDDVARAAHLWSTEAVRHVTDLVERHRIPCDLTPGTQLVVAADAAGAERQRREADAARALGLPITLLGRDELPRHARGARSGLRYGPAATLDPAALTTALAALAERRGVVVHERSPVRSVRGGLLATVATDRGEVAADDVVVAVNAFGVAPWAPPGVLGVLVQAGATGPLPPQALAELAGLRAEPLIGAGELSPYYRLTPDRRLVVGGGAVRRGALGSAAPAPEALRAAARALSPALRAVELESTWAGPVAMTRDGVPVIGQHPDDPRIHRAGGCNGHGLAVSAHNGAHLARWIVHGRQDPLSTALPWVRGSAPWIPGGRLAGRVLDRYLARLSSAADRPTAPLDGGVRA; encoded by the coding sequence ATGGGCGCCCCCGCCACCCCGTGGACGCCCGCGCCCGCCCCGCCCCGCCCGCCGCTGCTCGGCTCGCACCGCTACGACGTCGCGATCGTCGGCGCGGGGCTGACCGGCCTGTCCGCGGCGCTGGAGCTGGTCGAGCTGGACCCCGACCGCCGGGTCGTGGTCGTCGAGGCCGACCACGTCGCCGCGGGCGCCAGCGGCCGGGGCACCGGCCTGCTCGGGCCCAGGGTCGGCCCCGCCCTGACCACCGCGCGCCGCCGCTACGGCGACGACGTGGCCCGCGCGGCGCACCTGTGGTCCACCGAGGCGGTGCGGCACGTCACCGACCTGGTCGAGCGCCACCGCATCCCCTGCGACCTGACCCCCGGCACGCAGCTCGTCGTCGCCGCCGACGCGGCGGGCGCCGAGCGGCAGCGCCGGGAGGCCGACGCCGCCAGGGCGCTCGGCCTGCCGATCACGCTCCTCGGGCGGGACGAGCTGCCCCGCCACGCGCGCGGCGCCCGCTCCGGGCTGCGCTACGGCCCCGCCGCCACGCTCGACCCGGCCGCCCTCACCACCGCGCTCGCCGCCCTGGCGGAGCGGCGCGGCGTCGTCGTGCACGAGCGCAGCCCCGTGCGGTCGGTGCGCGGCGGCCTGCTCGCGACGGTGGCCACCGACCGCGGCGAGGTCGCCGCCGACGACGTGGTGGTCGCCGTCAACGCCTTCGGCGTCGCCCCGTGGGCGCCGCCCGGCGTGCTCGGGGTCCTCGTGCAGGCCGGGGCGACCGGCCCGCTGCCGCCGCAGGCGCTGGCGGAGCTGGCCGGGTTGCGCGCCGAACCGCTCATCGGCGCGGGCGAGCTGTCCCCCTACTACCGGCTCACCCCCGACAGGCGGCTCGTCGTCGGCGGGGGAGCGGTGCGGCGCGGCGCGCTCGGCTCGGCCGCGCCCGCCCCCGAGGCGCTGCGCGCCGCCGCGCGCGCCCTCTCGCCCGCCCTGCGCGCGGTGGAGCTCGAGTCGACCTGGGCGGGCCCGGTGGCGATGACCCGCGACGGCGTGCCCGTGATCGGGCAGCACCCCGACGACCCCCGGATCCACCGCGCGGGCGGCTGCAACGGCCACGGGCTGGCCGTGTCCGCCCACAACGGCGCCCACCTGGCGCGCTGGATCGTCCACGGGCGCCAGGACCCCCTGTCCACCGCGCTGCCGTGGGTGCGCGGCTCCGCGCCGTGGATCCCCGGCGGGCGCCTGGCCGGCCGCGTGCTCGACCGCTACCTGGCGCGCCTGTCCTCGGCGGCCGACCGGCCCACCGCACCCCTCGACGGGGGAGTGCGCGCATGA
- a CDS encoding cytochrome P450 yields MTTDQEGTMGTEGRERAGVSERLASSASISRVSIGEPLDDLPPGPPETVLAQTIRFRLGRQDYLPRTHDRYGDIATLRVVPGGPFVVLRDPEHIKQVFRGAPETFHAGEGNSLLVPIVGRNSILTLDAPRHKPARKRMMPAFQHEKIAALSTAVARITEAEVARWEVGRPFRLLDRAYALTLQVIVQAVLGVDDPHRSAELGAVLRRVADISLSDILVWIRPGLGEVWPWRKVVRNLERADQLVYAEIARRRRAPDLADRSDALSIMLAGEADDEVVRDEMMSLLMAGHETTAVAISWIFERLLRHPRVLARLRENLDQPKDPYRTAVFKEALRVRPVIQNVARRLTAPIELGGYRLPAGVAVLPSIAAVHTDPRHWGDDAHEFRPERWLEPDPPLHAWIPFGGGVRRCIGAMFAQIEVETVLATVLRSVELEAVGHGDEGSAMRNITMIPKRGARLRVTRRLGEPDSPAAREV; encoded by the coding sequence ATGACGACGGACCAGGAGGGGACCATGGGCACCGAAGGACGCGAGCGCGCGGGCGTGAGCGAGCGCCTGGCATCGTCGGCCTCGATCAGCAGGGTCTCGATCGGCGAACCGCTCGACGACCTGCCCCCCGGACCGCCGGAGACGGTGCTGGCGCAGACCATCCGCTTCCGGCTGGGCAGGCAGGACTACCTGCCGCGCACGCACGACCGCTACGGGGACATCGCCACGCTGCGCGTCGTGCCCGGCGGGCCGTTCGTCGTCCTGCGCGACCCCGAGCACATCAAGCAGGTGTTCCGGGGCGCGCCCGAGACCTTCCACGCGGGCGAGGGCAACTCGCTGCTGGTGCCGATCGTGGGGCGCAACTCGATCCTCACCCTCGACGCGCCGCGCCACAAGCCCGCCCGCAAGCGCATGATGCCCGCGTTCCAGCACGAGAAGATCGCCGCGCTGTCCACCGCGGTCGCCCGGATCACCGAGGCCGAGGTGGCGCGCTGGGAGGTCGGCAGGCCCTTCCGGCTGCTCGACCGCGCCTACGCGCTCACCCTGCAGGTGATCGTCCAGGCCGTGCTCGGCGTGGACGACCCGCACCGGTCCGCCGAGCTGGGCGCGGTGCTGCGCAGGGTCGCCGACATCAGCCTGTCCGACATCCTGGTGTGGATCCGGCCGGGGCTCGGCGAGGTGTGGCCGTGGCGCAAGGTCGTGCGCAACCTGGAGCGGGCCGACCAGCTCGTCTACGCGGAGATCGCCCGCCGCCGCCGGGCACCCGACCTGGCCGACCGCTCCGACGCGCTGTCGATCATGCTCGCGGGCGAGGCCGACGACGAGGTGGTCCGCGACGAGATGATGTCGCTGCTCATGGCCGGGCACGAGACCACGGCGGTGGCCATCTCCTGGATCTTCGAGCGGCTGCTGCGCCACCCCCGCGTGCTCGCCAGGCTCCGGGAGAACCTGGACCAGCCCAAGGACCCCTACCGCACCGCCGTGTTCAAGGAGGCGCTGCGGGTGCGGCCGGTGATCCAGAACGTGGCCCGGCGGCTGACCGCGCCGATCGAGCTCGGCGGCTACCGGCTGCCCGCGGGCGTCGCCGTGCTGCCCTCGATCGCCGCCGTGCACACCGACCCCCGGCACTGGGGGGACGACGCGCACGAGTTCCGGCCCGAGCGCTGGCTGGAGCCCGACCCGCCCCTGCACGCCTGGATCCCCTTCGGCGGCGGGGTCCGGCGGTGCATCGGCGCGATGTTCGCGCAGATCGAGGTCGAGACGGTGCTGGCGACCGTGCTGCGCTCGGTCGAGCTGGAAGCGGTCGGCCACGGGGACGAGGGCAGCGCGATGCGCAACATCACCATGATCCCGAAGCGCGGCGCGCGCCTGCGCGTCACGCGCAGGCTCGGCGAGCCCGACTCCCCAGCGGCACGAGAGGTGTGA